The following are encoded together in the Daucus carota subsp. sativus chromosome 5, DH1 v3.0, whole genome shotgun sequence genome:
- the LOC108222273 gene encoding uncharacterized protein LOC108222273 isoform X2, translated as MSVPILLRLQALRTQPLFPDGDGCPFWRLNCYPGESNILVQDSIVFGEKWITFDNEQEKVVEKHLSPGEIGKSSFSCYTFISDHCLVVALCMHCEFATTSSKFKV; from the exons ATGTCGGTGCCAATTCTTCTGAG ATTGCAGGCTCTGAGAACACAACCACTTTTTCCGGATGGTGATGGGTGTCCCTTCTGGAGGTTAAATTGTTATCCCGGAGAATCAAATATCCTGGTTCAAG ATTCAATCGTCTTTGGTGAGAAATGGATAACCTTCGACAATGAGCAGGAGAAGGTGGTCGAAAAGCATCTCTCTCCG GGAGAGATTGGTAAGAGCTCATTCAGCTGCTATACCTTCATCTCAGACCATTGTTTAGTTGTTGCCCTTTGTATGCATTGCGAGTTTGCGACCACTTCCAGTAAATTTAAG GTTTAA
- the LOC108222273 gene encoding uncharacterized protein LOC108222273 isoform X1 yields the protein MSVPILLRLQALRTQPLFPDGDGCPFWRLNCYPGESNILVQDSIVFGEKWITFDNEQEKVVEKHLSPPDSQTQLLTILSEWNGVIKSVSSTLVGLSPEFEPALYRLCLRL from the exons ATGTCGGTGCCAATTCTTCTGAG ATTGCAGGCTCTGAGAACACAACCACTTTTTCCGGATGGTGATGGGTGTCCCTTCTGGAGGTTAAATTGTTATCCCGGAGAATCAAATATCCTGGTTCAAG ATTCAATCGTCTTTGGTGAGAAATGGATAACCTTCGACAATGAGCAGGAGAAGGTGGTCGAAAAGCATCTCTCTCCG CCAGATTCACAGACTCAGTTGCTGACAATTCTGTCCGAATGGAATGGCGTGATCAAGTCAGTGTCAAGCACACTGGTTGGACTGAGCCCAGAATTTGAACCAGCTCTATATAGATTATGCTTGCGCTTATGA